The DNA region TACCTCCAAAAACCTTATTCATGGGTTCAGTACCCGACTTAAAGGCATAAGCCCGTATCCCTTTGATACCCTTAATCTGGGTTTTAGTGGGGGAGACGCACCAGAACGGGTCATTAAAAATCGGGAAATTTTCTTTAGTTCCCTGGGAATTGATCCAAGGAAGATTTTCCTTACCAAACAGGTTCATGGGAACCAGGTTTTCTCCATCGATAAGCAGGTGATAGATTATGAAGCGCTCAAGAAAAGGGCAAGTCAAGAAGCCTGTGATGCCTTGATAACCAATCAAATGGGAATTCCCTTAACCGTATTAACCGCCGATTGCGTTCCTTTAATCGTATGGGATCCAGTTCAACGGGCGATTGGAGTCATCCATGCTGGATGGCGCGGGACCCTCAGGAAAGTTACCGAGGCCACGCTACAGGCCATGAGGGTTACTTTTCGTACTCACCCCAAAGACTGTCGGGTTGTCATAGGTCCATCGATTCGTGGCTGTTGTTATGAAGTCGATAGAACGGTGGTAGAGCCTTTTAAGGCAACTTTTTCTTATGCAGATTGTCTTATGATTCAAAAGAGAGATCCTACATGGTTGTTAGATCTTGCACAAGCCAACCGTCAGCAATTAATCAGATGTGGAGTCCGTGAAGAAAATATCTCCATATTAAATTATTGCACCTACTGTCGTCCAGACCTCTTCTTTTCCTACCGGAGAGATGGAAAGAGAACAGGTAGAATGTTATCGACAGCTATGCTCTTAACAGACTAGAGAAGGCGTATGAAAAAAAAAGCCAGGACTATTTCGTATATGCCTTTAAGGCCCATAGGTTATCTCTTATTTAAAGTATATTTCCGTTTAACAGGAATCGGTACCGAATATATCCCTAAAGAGGGTCCCGGGATTATTGCACCGAACCATGTGAGTTATGCGGATCCTCCTTTAATAGCCGCCGTAACGCCAAGAATGCTCCACTTTATTATGTTACACGAGCATTATTACCATCCCTGGTTTCATTGGCTCTTTAAACGCCTGCCCTGTATCCCTATTAGACAGGGCCGTGTGAATGCAGAATCTTTAAAAGAAAGTTTACAGGTTCTGGAAGAGGGTAAGCTGTTGTGCATTTTCCCGGAAGGGGGCCGCACCCAGGATAATAAACTGATGCGGCCTATGCCGGGAATTGCGATGCTGGCCTTAAAAACTGAGGCACCTGTAATACCTGCGGGAATTATCGGGGGTTTTGAGGCCTATGGTCCTCATCTTAGATTTCCTCGTCCCAAACGTATAACCATTCGCTTTGGTCCTCCTCTTATTTTTAAGAAGGAGGAAAACCCCAATAAGGCAAGACTTTTAGAAATCTCTCAAGAAATTATGGGGCATATTGGGGCCTTATTGGAAAAAAAGGAGAAGTAACTATGTTTCGACTCAACCTTCTTTCTAAAGTCATTGATCAAGTTCCCAATCGTTATCTTCTAGTGCATCTTATCGCAAAGCGAATTCACCAGATCGAAGAAGGGGCAGCTCCCCTTGCAGGGGAAAAATATAATTCCATTTTTAATAAGGTCCTGGAAGAGATCATTGAGGGAAAAATACGGATAGTAGAATGGGAAGAGACAACTTCGGAGAAGCAAGAGTCTGATGGAGAGTCGTAAGATCTCCGATACGGAAGTACCAGTTGATAATTCGATTCCCCAGAAAAAGAGAGACGATAGCCCCTAAAACCAGAAATGGACCAAAGGGAATATAATCGTCTCTCTTTTTTTTCTTAAGGAGGATTAAACTGACTCCGATCAGAGAACCGGTTACCGATCCCAAAAAGATGGTCAAGAGGGTATTTTTCCAGCCTAAAAAAGTACCTATCATGGCCATTAATTTAATATCGCCGCCACCCATACCTTCCTTTCCCAAAACAGCCAGGCTTATAAAGCCAACCAGGTAAATAACCCCTCCTCCGACTAAAGCGCCTATTAAAGACTGTAACACGGAAAGTGGAAGGGTTAGCCAGGCCAGTAAAAGTCCTACGACAATGCCGGGTAACGAGATGACATCGGGAATAATTTGATGTTCTATATCGATGAAAGCAATGGCAATTAGAGCCGATAAGAAAACCAAATAAGAGAAAGCCGC from Candidatus Limnocylindrales bacterium includes:
- the pgeF gene encoding peptidoglycan editing factor PgeF, producing MLPFVKDTQVLTSKNLIHGFSTRLKGISPYPFDTLNLGFSGGDAPERVIKNREIFFSSLGIDPRKIFLTKQVHGNQVFSIDKQVIDYEALKKRASQEACDALITNQMGIPLTVLTADCVPLIVWDPVQRAIGVIHAGWRGTLRKVTEATLQAMRVTFRTHPKDCRVVIGPSIRGCCYEVDRTVVEPFKATFSYADCLMIQKRDPTWLLDLAQANRQQLIRCGVREENISILNYCTYCRPDLFFSYRRDGKRTGRMLSTAMLLTD
- a CDS encoding prepilin peptidase; the protein is MDKYLIELYIFLLGTLVGSFLNVCIYRIPRKKSIVLPRSTCPHCNNRIKPQDNIPILSYILLGGKCRFCKKPISLRYPMVEFLTGFLFWLTFHTFGFTPAAFSYLVFLSALIAIAFIDIEHQIIPDVISLPGIVVGLLLAWLTLPLSVLQSLIGALVGGGVIYLVGFISLAVLGKEGMGGGDIKLMAMIGTFLGWKNTLLTIFLGSVTGSLIGVSLILLKKKKRDDYIPFGPFLVLGAIVSLFLGNRIINWYFRIGDLTTLHQTLASPKLSLPILLSVFFPQ
- a CDS encoding lysophospholipid acyltransferase family protein — its product is MKKKARTISYMPLRPIGYLLFKVYFRLTGIGTEYIPKEGPGIIAPNHVSYADPPLIAAVTPRMLHFIMLHEHYYHPWFHWLFKRLPCIPIRQGRVNAESLKESLQVLEEGKLLCIFPEGGRTQDNKLMRPMPGIAMLALKTEAPVIPAGIIGGFEAYGPHLRFPRPKRITIRFGPPLIFKKEENPNKARLLEISQEIMGHIGALLEKKEK